In Symphalangus syndactylus isolate Jambi chromosome 9, NHGRI_mSymSyn1-v2.1_pri, whole genome shotgun sequence, the genomic stretch CACTGATTTCAAATTGCCTTTTTCATGTTCTGGTTATTCATTTGGAAATTTTGCTTAAAACGTAAGACCAAGACTGAGTAGGAAGAACTAGCTTTCACTCTTTTCTTCAAATCAGAGGTGGCCATCTCAACCTGAGTCTCCCAAGCTAGTGCTGCTATTTCTGGCCCACACACTGTTCCTAAGCCATGGGCACATTTTCTCAGTAGGCTCCTGACAAAGGTAAGTGAGTGTTCTTATAAGAGTAATACTTAACCTTTTTATTAGCACAATAACATTCCTAACTTCTGACTTGATTTTCTAAAGGGATTGGGACTTGAGAAGGGAAGGAATGAAGCAATTTCAGCACTGTCATAAAGATTGAGGCCCATGCAAAACTCTTTCTTCTTAGGTTAGAAAATCTAGATGGCAAGAAGCCTATGAAACTTTTCAGTCTTAGTTCATGGACTTACCTAACTTTAGAGACTCCCCCAGAAATAAGATGGTCATATGGTTTTAGAGCCTCTTCTGTTGACTTTTCACAAACTCAGGCAATTCCAGAAGGAGGTGAAACCACCATCACATGAATGAGAGAAACTCAGAAGGCTGCTGGCTTGGTTTAGAATAAAGAATGTACTGACACTTCAGAGCTCTGTAAATAGGAAGCAGGCTGTTTGGGAATGTAGTGAGCTCTTCATCACTAGAAGAGATCAAGCTGAAAACCCATGCATCAGTGTTCTGCAGAGGAAGATCTAGAATGGGACAGAGGGTGGGGCTAGATTTATTTTGGGGGGCATAATCAGTGTCAGGATCTACATCTGGGTGACATACTTAGGTTCAAGAACTCTTGATTCCTGTGTAGACACTCACCCCGACTGCCTTAGTTATCAAAGAAAACTAGAGTTCCAGAAATTGTGAGCCACTATGGGTTTCTGGGGCCAGCCTCCTATTTATCTTCATGAAACATCAGATTCAAATATTAGAGACATATTGAAATTTCCAGAGCATGAAGTTACCTTGGAaccctctcccctttcccttgCGTCTCTCCATGTCCAGTCTCCTCTTTTCCTGCAAGACCCAGCTGGGGCTGGTGTTGCCCATGAGAAAGATCTTGGGCAACAACCGGAgtttgttttatataaaaattgtcTAACGAGAAGAAATAGTTATAAGGTGAGGATTCACAACTAATCAAGTCACTAGTATTTGGCACAAAGTTGGGGGAACATGGAGCAAACTTTAAGTCACTTTTCTGATCAAAGTTTAATGAGATAAATTGCCTTGTAGGACATAGCATCCCTAAATGAATGTGTTATGTGTTTTCGTCACTGATCACATGTGTGACATTATCATAGTCATCATTTTAAACCTTGTGCATTTGGTGTCCTGTGgccccaaaataattttttattttgttgtctcttttttcttggaaataaatATTGTGGACTTTCAAAACTGTTTTCTAATGTCTTAGCCAGACTGGAACCCCAGACCAGATGCACTGGTCCTATGCAAGGCAAAGAATGTTGAGTTTGGATCTCTAAGTATTTCCTTCAGTTGACAGAGGAGATACACTATGGTAAGTGCCAACCAGACAGCCTCTCTGACAGAGTTTGTTCTCCTGGGCCTCTCTGCCCACCCAAAGCTGGAGAAAACATTCTTTGTGCTCATCCTGCTGATGTACCTGGTGATCCTATTGGGCAATGGGGTCCTTATCCTGGTGACTGTGTCCAACTCCCACCTGCGCAtgcccatgtacttcttcctggGGAACCTCTCCTTCCTGGACATCTGCTATACAACATCCTCTGTCCCCCTCATCCTTGACAGCTTCTTGACCCCCAGGAAAACCATATCcttctcagcctgggcaatacagatGTTCCTCTCCTTTGCCATGGGAGCCACAGAGTGTGTTCTCCTGAGCATGATGGCATTTGATCGCTACGTGGCCATCTGCAACCCCCTTAGGTACCCTGTGGTCATGAGCAAGGCTACCTACATGCCCATGGCTGCcggctcctgggtagctggaagcACTGCTTCTATGGTGCAGACATCCCTTGCAATGAGGCTGCCCTTCTGTGGAGACAACATCATCAACCACTTCACCTGTGAGATTCTGGCTGTCCTGAAGTTGGCCTGTGCTGATATCTCTGTCAATGTGATCAGTATGGGAGTGACCAATGTGATCTTCCTGGGGGTCCCGGTTCTGTTCATCTCTTTCTCCTATGtcttcatcatcaccaccatcctgaGGATCCCCTCAGCTGAGGGGAGGAAAAAGGCCTTCTCCACCTGCTCTGCCCACCTCACTGTCGTGATCGTCTTCTATGGGACCATCCTTTTCATGTATGGGAAGCCCAAGTCTAAGGACCCGCTGGGGGCAGACAAGCAAGACCTTGCAGACAAACTCATTTCCCTCTTCTATGGGGTGGTGACCCCCATGCTCAATCCCATCATATACAGCCTGAGGAACAAGGATGTAAAGGCTGCTGTGAGGAACCTGGTATTTCAGAAACACTTTGCCTAGTGATGTTTGGGGGAACAGATGTCCCCATAGCTCTTTGCCTCTTGGCTGCTTTCACCCACAAATCTCAGAAGAGCATGTTCCCTAAAGAAGATACATGTGAAGAATGACTACCAGAAAATTGAAATACTCAGGTAATAGAGCACTTTAGCTGTGATTGGACCCAATTAAAATGTTGAAACCTAGAACCCAGGGGGAGTGTGGCTTGAGGGGATGGAAGCAGAATGCTGCTGGATACACAAGgaatgatttttctgtttctccactgTTCAAGTCTGAATTCACCTTTGTGAGCAGATGGTTCCTCTGTTTTAGGAAAAACACCCTAGGGTACTTTCTGTTACAAAAATGTAAAGCCGAGATTCTACTCTTGAAAGGAAGCACTGAAGACACCGTGGGACAGAACTTCATGACTCCGCCCACCTCCCTAGGACAGTGCTTCCCAACCTGTGTCTTGCCATGGAGCACATAGAAAACAATGGGATGTGTAGGCACCCTGGGGTGAGTGGATGAGTCTTTTCATGGCTGAAGACAATTCACCTGGGGGCTTAGGTCACTACGGGTTCTGTTTAGTAATCCCAGGAGGACTCTGAGCTTGGTTCATCTGTACCCCGTGGCACATTAGCTGAAATGTTCTGCCTGAAGCAGGATGTGTCTTCCCTTAGCCCCTGCTAAGAGGACAGTCATGCTCTCTCCTTTGGCTATAGATAATTGGCAAGTTGACCCAAACTGGGCAAACCATATTTTCTGTCCAAGGAACTTGGAATTTGGACATAGAGACACCTCATAGTTGGCACAAAGCTCTTGAACTGATAGACCATGTAAAGGGGGCACAAATGTGGCCCTGTGTCTAGCAAGGAAGAGAAAGCTGGTCTGCAGAGAGAGATAAAGCAAATGCACAAAGAGGACCACACCTAcatgaaacagaaataaaggCTGCAATATTTAGGCTAGGTATTGGAGAacgtttttacttttattttatgggAAAATTTAATCTTTAGAAAGAATAATAGGTATTCATCTTCCAGATCCAAAGACGATCTGCTCatggctggtgtgtgtgtgtgtgtgtgtgtgtgtgtgtgtgtatgtgtgtaatttttaattttttaaattttcctgggTACATAGtagctatatatatttatgaagtataTGGGATATTtcaatacaggcatgcaatgtgtaataatcacatcagggtaaatggggtatccatcacctcaagcatttatcctttgtgttacaaacaatccaattatactcttttaattattttaaaatgtacaattaaattatttttgactatagtcatcctgctgtgctatcaaatactagttcttatttatcctattttttgtacccataaGCCATCTCCACTTCCCCTCTACCCTCTCATCActgttcccagcctctgataaccatcattctactctccatctccatgggttcaattgttttaacttttagcttccacaaataagtgagaacatgcagtttgtctttctgtgctgctTATGGCCAATCTTGTTCTTCCGTAGCCCTGTGGattatttctccttctccttaATTATTCCAAAGCAAATCCCAGATGGTAATAACATTCCATCctgaaatattttagtatttatatccAAAAAAGATTAGTACTCttgcaaaaatataaagtaccatttaatatttaacatatgAATCACCTAAAACTCACTAATTCCTTGATATCATCAATTATCCAGCATTTATATTTCCAGAAATGtcttatacattatttatttcaatttttaaattgaacCAGGATCCAAATAACAGCATACATTGTGATTTGtctctgatacggtttggctgtgtcgccatccaaatctcaccttgaacaactgtagttcccataatctccacatgttgtgggatgtcatgggagggacctggcgggaggtaatttaatcatggaggtggttaccctcatgctgttctcatgatagtgaatgagttctcatgaaatctgacggttttataagggccttttcccccttttgcttggcacttctccgtgttgctgccatgtgaagaagaataTGTTTGCTcccccttctgccacgattgtaagtttcctgaagcctccccagccatgctgaactgtgagtcaattaaacctctttcctttataaatcacctagtctcaggtatgtctttattagcagtgtgagaatggaccagTACAGTCTCTTTCAATCTACATTTCCCCTCGCTTTTTCTATCTTTCCCTCTACCTCTGTTCCTACCACCACCACCCTGCTTTTAGGCTAGATTTTTTTTAGAAGGAATAGTTCCTTATTATGGAAAACTATAAAGTTTACCACAGTCTGATTTTGCTGATTGCAGTTCTGTGGTGTCTGCCTTTGTGTTTCCCATACATTGGTGATTAGATCtagttacttaattttttttttttactggagtTATGAGCTCATGGCTCCTGAGACCTTTTGCATGACGCTAGTATCTTTGATGACTTCCTGCTACCCGGTATGTCAAGATATTACAAGCTCAATATTCACACTTCCTTCCCAGACCTGAAACAACTATTTTGTCTAACgagctctttttttcctttaatgggGAATGGTATTTAGAAGTCATAATCTGGGTGCTAGGGTTGCTATTGAGTTTCCCATggtttctaaatgtttcagtggaaagagctatgaaaaaaatataattgaattatatgtatgtatgatatataaatatatagatttagATCAAATACATaaatcatacatacatacaattcaAACTAAGAGCTATGGATTTTTTACCTAATCTCATTGATTTTATAACTGTATCTCCTTCTTCTATGTGCTGTCTCCTCATTCCAGAAATGTTTGGAGATGGCTTGAAGTTATACACACATAATGATGTCAGGAGTTAACATTGAGCACGCCTCCTGTAAAGAGCAGAATTCAATCAAGTCGTCCAGTGGTGTGTGTCTGGGAGTACTGGGGCTGATCATAACACAGGGGTGTGTGTCTGGGAAGACTGGGCTGATCTTAACCATTGAGGTGATGACGTGGGTGGTGGGCCCCTTTCTCTCGCTTGTTCCTGAGCTTCCTGCAGGAGATCTGAGTCTGGGAGTGAGGCATTGGGTGGCAGTGGGCTAGGAAAGAGTTGCAAGATAAATTCAAGCCTGGAAAGAAAGATTCCAGACTGGAACCTCAGGGCATCTTGCAGCTTGGGAATGACTTTCCTAAATCATGATGAGGGCAGTCACAAGCCCCTGCTCACCAGGGGACTTTGGCAAAGAAGGGCACATGATGCAGACAAGAAGGAACCTGGAAGATCACTTCTAAATGGTGTCCAAAGTCCTGAATTCTGCCTGCCTGCTCTGTTCAAAATAGATGTTTCCAATATGTAAGAGCCACTTAGAAAAAAGAGGTTTGTTAAATATTTGGAAGGATGGAGTCATAGTCAAAAACTACATATCTGGGGTCCATGGTCTCCAAGATGTTAATATCATGCTTCCCTgcaatttaaaatgcatttgtttattgatttataagTAGAATAcctataagtatatatatacttataagtACATAGGTATTCTACTGTACCAATATGTTATGGACATTCACAATGTTTACAAAAATAGAAGTTCAAAAAGATaggacaaagataaaatttttttttaaaaaaagagcaaacatgggacaaaatcagaagaaaatgagGGTAGGCCAcagattcactcattcatttattcagcatctaTGTATTGAGAGTCAGTTGTGAGTGAGGCCCTGTTTTTATGCTAAGGAAACATCTGTGAACAATACAGAAAAAACTTACCTCTGTGAAACTTGTATTCTAACAGGAGAGAAATAAGCAataaacaattacaaaaataaataggttGTTAGAAATTTTACGGAATCAAGACTGCATAAAGGATAACTGAACACATGCACCTAATTTTATTCCTCCTAAAACCCACGAAAATgatagtctttctttctttccaataaaATCTACAAGGTTAAGGAGAAGAAGTAAGATATCAACAGTGAGAACATTGTGAAAGTTAAGAAGCAGATGAACTAGTGCTAATTGCCATAGCAGATCTGACAGAGCCAAATTCCAAGCCAGAAACTTGGAAAAGTAAGTGTCTTACTCCATTTTCTGCTGCtttaacagaatatctgagacatttatttggctcacagttctggaggctgtgaagtccaagagcatgacACTGGCATCTAGTGAAGGCCTTCGTGTTGCATCttccatggcagaaggtgaaagggcaaGCAAGTACATGAAacaaggagagaaaggaggccAAACTCCTGCAATAACTCACTCCtgcaataatggcattaatccctTCATGAAGGCTGAGCCCTCTTggcttaatcacctcttaaaggtcccatctCTCAGTACTGTTACCCTGGCAATTAAATTTCACCATGAGTTTttgaggggacattcaaaccatagtaatTGGCAACAACTAGATTTGTAGTACAGAGAAACTCACTGTACCAAGTACCTCTAGGATGGGGGTGAAGGAAGTACTGCTAAAAAAGGAAGACTAGGTGACAAATGTATAAGAAACAGAGTCCCTACACCCCTTCATTCATTCCATGACATTAGCCAACTATCTCTTGCCCACCCCAGCAAAAGTTTTATTCTCTGTAGAGGGTAAAATCATGGCTCTCTGGACTGGCAGACAACAGCCACAGTTGAGAGCATGGGTACTTTACTCTTTCATGGAGTAAAAAAACAATTAGCATAAAAGATCAAGAATCAAAATGGCTTCTGATTGCACTAGAATTACCTTCAAATTCAGAAGGAAGACGATTTCCAATAAGTTCCTAGAATTCCACACACTACTGTGATGATTAACTTTATGTGTCACCTTGACTGGGtcatggggtgcccagatatttggtcaaatattattctgGATATGTCTGTGAGGGAGcacctggatgagattaacatttgaatgcatagatcgagtaaagcagattatcctCCCTAATGTACTAAGCCTCATTCAATCAGTGAAAGtcttgaatagaacaaaaaggatgAGTAAGAGGGAACTTCTCCTGCCTTTGAGCTGGGACATTAGTTTTTtcatcagctctcctgggccaCCAGCCTGTTGACCGCAAATCTtgggacttgtcagcctccataatcagaTAAGCCAGTTCCTTAtgacacatacaaacacacacacacacaca encodes the following:
- the LOC129490168 gene encoding olfactory receptor 13C7 is translated as MVSANQTASLTEFVLLGLSAHPKLEKTFFVLILLMYLVILLGNGVLILVTVSNSHLRMPMYFFLGNLSFLDICYTTSSVPLILDSFLTPRKTISFSAWAIQMFLSFAMGATECVLLSMMAFDRYVAICNPLRYPVVMSKATYMPMAAGSWVAGSTASMVQTSLAMRLPFCGDNIINHFTCEILAVLKLACADISVNVISMGVTNVIFLGVPVLFISFSYVFIITTILRIPSAEGRKKAFSTCSAHLTVVIVFYGTILFMYGKPKSKDPLGADKQDLADKLISLFYGVVTPMLNPIIYSLRNKDVKAAVRNLVFQKHFA